A single region of the Marmota flaviventris isolate mMarFla1 chromosome 10, mMarFla1.hap1, whole genome shotgun sequence genome encodes:
- the Fcrl4 gene encoding Fc receptor-like protein 4, which translates to MLLWVSLLVLAPVHGQFAAAPRPVISLHPPWTTVFKGETVNLTCNRFHFHAPEKTEWYGKYGYITGRETPGDTLQVRDSGTYRCKVQGSLLSNPVSLTFSTGALILQAPYSVFEGDILVLRCQQRGKEKLTSVKYTWNGKVLLVSNKSLDLFIPRAGLNNSGFYQCIGFRNQKLADKSATEYIGIKELFPRPNLKVTALQPTEGNSVNLSCETHLPPERLDTPLHFIFFRDDRIVLSSWSNFSGLQIPTIWREDSGRYRCGAATVTSSIQKLSSSWEILVQRVPVSQVSLETQPPGGQAIEGEMLVLVCSVAEGTGVTTFSWHRENTTESLGRKTQRSQRAELEIPVVRGSHGGGFYCTADNSYGPVQSQVVNVTVRVIPSNRSALIAGGAAGGLLSFLFLLGALLFFHWHRTKSGGGFWTAETRSPLTPGLGQSFHYICSAQVEPHISCDNEGDLVYAEIQTIDLGEEGEGNTSWMPPEDKHALIVYSEVKTQLPVDSDGKVGSNDEDAEEYYENIVLM; encoded by the exons CAGCTGCACCTAGACCTGTGATTTCCCTCCATCCTCCATGGACCACAGTTTTTAAAGGAGAGACAGTGAATCTGACTTGCAATAGATTTCATTTCCATGCACCAGAGAAAACAGAATGGTATGGGAAATATGGATACATAACAGGAAGAGAAACCCCAGGAGATACCCTGCAAGTCCGTGATTCGGGAACTTACAGATGCAAGGTCCAGGGCTCACTTCTAAGTAACCCTGTATCCTTGACCTTTTCTACAG GCGCCTTAATCCTACAGGCTCCTTATTCTGTGTTTGAAGGAGACATATTGGTTCTGAGATGCcagcaaaggggaaaagagaaactGACCTCCGTGAAATACACTTGGAATGGAAAAGTCCTTCTCGTTTCTAACAAAAGCTTGGATCTTTTTATCCCAAGAGCAGGTTTAAATAACAGTGGCTTTTATCAATGCATTGGATTTAGGAACCAAAAATTGGCAGATAAGTCAGCTACCGAATATATTGGAATTAAAG aATTATTTCCACGTCCGAACCTGAAAGTCACAGCCCTTCAGCCTACAGAAGGGAACTCTGTAAACCTGAGCTGTGAAACGCATCTTCCTCCAGAGAGACTGGACACCCCTCTTCACTTCATCTTCTTCAGAGATGACAGAATCGTCCTGTCAAGTTGGAGCAACTTCTCAGGGCTCCAGATCCCCACCATCTGGAGAGAAGACTCGGGACGGTATAGATGTGGGGCTGCAACTGTGACAAGCAGCATCCAGAAGCTCAGCTCCTCCTGGGAGATCCTCGTACAGA GGGTCCCTGTGTCTCAGGTCTCCTTGGAGACCCAGCCCCCAGGAGGCCAGGCAATCGAGGGGGAGATGCTGGTCCTTGTCTGCTCCGTGGCTGAAGGCACAGGGGTCACCACATTCTCCTGGCACAGAGAGAACACGACGGAGAGTCTGGGGAGGAAGACTCAGCGTTCCCAGAGAGCAGAGCTGGAGATCCCAGTCGTCCGGGGGAGCCACGGCGGGGGATTCTACTGCACAGCCGACAACAGCTACGGCCCGGTGCAGAGCCAGGTGGTGAATGTCACTGTGAGGG TGATTCCCAGCAACAGAAGTGCCCTCATCGCCGGAGGAGCCGCTGGGGGACTGCTCAGCTTTCTCTTCCTGCTTGGGGCCCTGCTGTTTTTCCACTGGCACAGGACGAAATCAG GAGGTGGTTTCTGGACAGCTGAAACCAG GAGTCCTCTCACCCCCGGCCTGGGACAGTCCTTTCATTACATCTGCTCTGCCCAGGTGGAACCACACATCTCCTGTGACAATG AAGGAGATTTGGTATATGCTGAGATCCAGACTATTGAcctgggagaagaaggagaag GTAACACCTCCTGGATGCCTCCAGAGGACAAG CATGCCTTGATTGTCTACTCTGAGGTGAAGACACAGCTGCCAGTTGACTCAGATGGAAAAGTCGGCTCCAATGATGAAGATGCAGaagaatattatgaaaatatcgTACTCATGTGA